A window of Haloarcula sp. H-GB4 contains these coding sequences:
- a CDS encoding glutathione S-transferase N-terminal domain-containing protein encodes MSESDITLYRLQACPFCERVVRKLNEYGLDYQSRFVEPMHADRDVVKRLSGKRTVPAIVDENTGVTMSESANIVAYLERTYGEGEETAGGVA; translated from the coding sequence ATGAGCGAGTCCGACATCACGCTGTACCGGTTGCAGGCGTGTCCCTTCTGCGAGCGCGTCGTTCGGAAGCTGAACGAGTACGGTCTCGATTACCAGTCACGGTTCGTCGAGCCGATGCACGCCGACCGCGACGTGGTCAAGCGACTGTCCGGCAAGCGAACCGTCCCGGCCATCGTCGACGAGAACACCGGCGTCACGATGTCCGAGAGCGCGAACATCGTCGCGTATCTGGAGCGGACATACGGCGAAGGCGAGGAGACCGCTGGGGGTGTAGCCTGA
- a CDS encoding redoxin domain-containing protein encodes MDLDFDIVDLDPVDHPEEGDTAPDFTRPLVNDEFWEDESLASVCADSDRVVLVFHAMDGAFPATYIWNEIRDRAWHEQATVIGVSISTPYEHKQLLEEREIEGDYRLFSDPANGVAEKYNIDMALDGMTGIEEPRPSVFVLDSDRTIEYAWVAQEWPDFPDYDDVEAQL; translated from the coding sequence ATGGACCTCGACTTCGATATCGTCGATCTCGATCCGGTCGATCACCCCGAAGAAGGCGACACTGCGCCGGATTTCACACGCCCGCTCGTCAACGACGAGTTCTGGGAAGACGAATCGCTCGCGTCGGTGTGTGCCGACAGTGACCGGGTCGTGCTCGTGTTCCACGCGATGGATGGGGCGTTCCCGGCGACGTACATCTGGAACGAGATCCGCGACCGCGCGTGGCACGAGCAGGCCACCGTCATTGGCGTCTCTATCTCAACGCCGTACGAGCACAAGCAGTTGCTCGAAGAGCGAGAGATCGAGGGAGACTACCGGCTGTTCTCGGACCCGGCTAACGGCGTCGCAGAAAAGTATAACATCGACATGGCCCTCGACGGAATGACTGGAATCGAGGAACCACGCCCGTCGGTGTTCGTCCTTGATAGCGACCGGACCATCGAGTACGCGTGGGTGGCCCAGGAATGGCCCGACTTCCCGGACTACGACGACGTCGAGGCCCAGCTCTAA
- a CDS encoding L-threonylcarbamoyladenylate synthase, whose amino-acid sequence MATVDDAAVVVRDGELVVYPTETVYGLGADALDAAAVERVFDAKGRERDKPVSMAVPDIESAREYTRLSERERAFMREFLPGPVTVVVERRDVVPDVLVAGRDRVGVRIPDHDLALELLAETGPLTATSANISGNPSARSVDDLDAIRERAAVVLDAGETDGGTGSTVVNVDSETIHRRGARADAVESWLEDRD is encoded by the coding sequence ATGGCGACAGTTGACGACGCCGCGGTAGTGGTTCGCGACGGAGAGCTGGTCGTGTATCCGACGGAGACAGTGTACGGTCTCGGCGCGGACGCGCTCGACGCTGCTGCCGTCGAACGGGTGTTCGACGCGAAGGGCCGCGAGCGTGACAAGCCAGTGTCGATGGCCGTCCCCGACATCGAGTCCGCACGCGAGTATACGCGGCTGAGCGAGCGTGAGCGGGCGTTCATGCGGGAATTTCTCCCCGGTCCGGTCACTGTCGTCGTGGAGCGCCGCGACGTAGTCCCGGACGTGCTGGTCGCTGGCCGTGACCGTGTCGGTGTCCGCATCCCCGACCACGACCTCGCGCTCGAACTGCTCGCCGAGACCGGGCCGCTCACGGCCACGAGCGCTAACATCTCCGGGAACCCGAGCGCCCGTTCCGTCGACGACCTCGACGCTATCCGTGAGCGTGCTGCCGTCGTCCTTGACGCCGGTGAGACCGACGGTGGGACCGGGTCGACGGTCGTGAACGTCGACAGCGAGACGATTCATCGCCGCGGCGCACGCGCCGACGCCGTCGAGTCGTGGCTCGAAGACCGGGACTGA
- a CDS encoding conditioned medium-induced protein 4, with amino-acid sequence MDEKTEELRDIFMDVSGEEAVTESQEASRGSLADTDEAGVADRLGDVIARMRERYEFQTELTDEALVTVVRLFYEGSDDGAIAAEIGMDEPDVVEGRLDLHLLRDADTEAPFDLAEFRRRVADNDPSVAELAAEFNIGESRAAHYRRVVAAQDAARRVSHRFQSQFEDVLTDAGLSTQHAAGLRDDGLDEATEDIDSLDSGADVSM; translated from the coding sequence ATGGACGAGAAGACCGAAGAACTCCGTGACATCTTCATGGACGTCTCCGGCGAGGAAGCTGTGACGGAGTCTCAGGAGGCGTCGAGAGGGTCCCTGGCCGATACCGACGAGGCCGGTGTCGCGGATCGACTCGGTGATGTCATCGCGCGGATGCGCGAGCGATATGAGTTCCAAACCGAACTCACTGACGAGGCCCTGGTGACAGTGGTCCGACTGTTCTACGAGGGGAGCGACGACGGAGCTATCGCGGCCGAGATCGGCATGGACGAGCCTGACGTGGTCGAGGGCCGACTCGACCTGCACCTCCTCCGCGATGCGGACACAGAGGCACCGTTTGACCTCGCCGAGTTCCGCCGTCGCGTCGCCGACAACGACCCGTCCGTCGCCGAACTCGCAGCCGAGTTCAATATCGGCGAGTCCCGGGCCGCCCACTACCGGCGTGTCGTCGCCGCACAGGACGCCGCTCGTCGCGTTTCCCACCGATTCCAGAGCCAGTTCGAAGATGTACTCACCGACGCTGGCCTGTCGACACAGCACGCCGCCGGTCTCCGCGATGACGGCCTTGACGAGGCCACTGAAGACATTGATTCGCTTGACTCCGGCGCTGACGTGTCAATGTAA